The following coding sequences lie in one Apium graveolens cultivar Ventura chromosome 3, ASM990537v1, whole genome shotgun sequence genomic window:
- the LOC141715128 gene encoding uncharacterized protein LOC141715128: protein MDEKLHEGIKRLMAEETPRIIKEGYAFWATEMEKLRAEILKKPVEQDDTPKHTSQQASCHSDSGVAVDIDVKNKDTPQTARKLFPLQEEGGVLKIKMIDNLFVDFGEELKEAGKPAREDERCNTVVEKKTSEEVKVNAPDTCVCKLAVGTLNNIVACAAIDKVINLDGGEQTIHGVRLGEENARVSITEVIQGDARIPFPIGDEILTVEQAIGTFIAWPRNLIVAGTNTASNVLAAPKKSKIKKTKKTYKVLKHVEPELTVEMGANYPSALNRLWTWAKVALAHGETVSFTLCKEAFGSTKKHVIYLSDIYAVCTGGEMSGSVICLFIQ, encoded by the exons ATGGATGAAAAATTACATGAAGGGATTAAAAGGTTAATGGCGGAGGAGACTCCGCGGATTATTAAAGAGGGATATGCCTTTTGGGCTACAGAAATGGAAAAACTCAGGGCAGAGATATTGAAGAAGCCTGTAGAACAAGATGATACTCCAAAACACACTTCTCAACAAGCAAGTTGTCACTCTGACAGCGGGGTTGCTGTGGATATTGATGTCAAGAATAAGGATACACCTCAAACTGCAAGGAAGTTATTTCCACTTCAAGAGGAGGGAGGTGTTCTGAAAATCAAAATGATTGATAACTTATTTGTTGATTTTGGGGAGGAACTTAAGGAGGCTGGGAAGCCAGCTCGTGAGGATGAAAGATGTAATACTGTTGTTGAGAAGAAGACTTCTGAGGAAGTGAAAGTGAATGCTCCGGATACTTGTGTTTGCAAATTGGCTGTTGGAACGCTCAACAACATTGTTGCTTGTGCGGCGATTGATAAAGTAATCAATCTAGATGGAGGAGAGCAGACAATCCATGGTGTACGACTGGGAGAAGAGAATGCAAGAGTCTCAATCACTGAAGTCATTCAAGGTGATGCTAGGATTCCCTTTCCTATCGGTGATGAAATTCTAACTGTGGAACAAGCTATAGGAACTTTTATCGCATGGCCGAGAAATTTGATAGTGGCAGGAACAAATACCGCTTCCAATGTTTTGGCGGCTCCAAAG AAATCcaagatcaagaaaacaaagaagaCATATAAAGTACTTAAACATGTTGAACCAGAGCTTACTGTTGAGATGGGTGCAAATTACCCATCTGCACTCAATCGTTTGTGGACATGGGCAAAGGTTGCCTTGGCTCATGGAGAGACGGTTTCTTTTACGCTATGCAAAGAAGCATTTGGCTCTACAAAGAAGCATGTCATCTACTTATCAGATATTTATGCAGTTTGCACTGGAGGTGAAATGTCGGGGTCTGTCATTTGCCTCTTTATTCAGTAA